One part of the Malus sylvestris chromosome 2, drMalSylv7.2, whole genome shotgun sequence genome encodes these proteins:
- the LOC126599756 gene encoding transketolase, chloroplastic yields the protein MTSSSSVTLSQALLARAISHHGSNSTSDRVSLSTTLTLPTFSGLKSASSSSSPSSSRLPRRRFGANRPVRAAAVETLDKTTETSLVEKSVNTIRFLAIDAVEKANSGHPGLPMGCAPMGHILYDEIMRYNPKNPYWFNRDRFVLSAGHGCMLQYALLHLAGYDSVKEEDLKSFRQWGSKTPGHPENFETPGVEVTTGPLGQGIANAVGLALAEKHLAARYNKPDSEIVDHYTYCILGDGCQMEGISNEAASLAGHWGLGKLIAFYDDNHISIDGDTEIAFTESVDTRFEGLGWHVIWVKNGNTGYDEIRAAIKEAKAVTDKPTLIKVTTTIGFGSPNKANSYSVHGAALGSKEVDATRKNLGWPYEPFHVPEDVKSHWSRHTAEGSALEVEWNAKFAEYEKKYAEEAAELKSIVKGELPAGWEKALPRYTPESPADATRNLSQANLNALSKVLPGLIGGSADLASSNMTLLKSFGDFQKNTPEERNVRFGVREHGMGAICNGIALHSPGLIPYCATFFVFTDYMRAAIRISALSEAGVIYVMTHDSIGLGEDGPTHQPIEHLASFRAMPNILMLRPADGNETAGAYRVAVLNRKRPSILALSRQKLPNLPGTSIEGVEKGGYTISDNSSGNKPDVILMATGSELEIVAKAGDELRKEGKTVRVVSFVSWELFDDQSDDYKESVLPAAVTARVSLEAGSTFGWHKIVGSKGKVIGIDKFGASAPAGKIYKEYGITVEAVVAAAKEVSS from the exons ATGACTTCATCTTCATCCGTTACTCTGTCCCAGGCCCTCCTGGCCCGAGCCATTTCCCACCACGGCTCCAACTCCACCTCCGACCGGGTCTCCCTCTCCACAACCCTCACACTCCCCACTTTCTCCGGCCTCAAATCGGCTTCTTCTTCGTCATCGCCGTCGTCTTCCCGCCTCCCGCGCCGCAGGTTTGGGGCCAACCGGCCGGTCCGGGCTGCCGCGGTCGAGACTCTGGACAAGACCACGGAGACGTCGTTGGTGGAGAAGTCGGTGAATACGATCCGGTTCTTGGCGATTGACGCTGTGGAGAAGGCCAATTCGGGTCACCCGGGTTTGCCCATGGGATGTGCTCCAATGGGTCATATTTTGTACGACGAAATCATGAGGTACAACCCCAAGAACCCCTACTGGTTCAACCGTGACCGGTTCGTGTTGTCTGCTGGACACGGATGTATGTTGCAGTATGCTCTGCTGCACCTTGCCGGATACGACAGTGTAAAG GAAGAAGATTTGAAGAGTTTCCGTCAATGGGGAAGCAAGACCCCTGGACACCCTGAGAACTTTGAGACACCCGGTGTTGAAGTCACAACCG GTCCCTTGGGGCAAGGTATTGCGAATGCTGTTGGTTTGGCTCTTGCTGAGAAGCACTTGGCTGCACGTTACAACAAGCCAGACAGTGAGATCGTCGACCACTACAC ATACTGTATATTGGGTGATGGCTGTCAAATGGAGGGTATTTCAAATGAAGCTGCTTCTCTTGCAGGGCACTGGGGGCTTGGGAAGCTGATAGCCTTCTATGATGACAACCACATTTCCATTGATGGAGACACTGAGATTGCATTCACCGAAAGTGTTGACACCCGTTTTGAGGGTCTTGGGTGGCATGTTATCTGGGTGAAGAATGGAAACACTGGGTATGATGAGATTCGAGCTGCCATTAAGGAAGCAAAGGCTGTCACGGACAAACCCACTTTGATAAAG GTGACAACCACCATTGGTTTTGGATCCCCAAACAAAGCAAACTCATACAGTGTTCATGGTGCTGCACTTGGTTCCAAGGAAGTTGATGCTACCAGGAAGAACCTTGGATGGCCATATGAGCCTTTCCACGTGCCAGAGGATGTTAAAAG TCACTGGAGCCGCCATACCGCTGAAGGTTCTGCACTTGAAGTTGAATGGAATGCCAAGTTTGCAGAATATGAGAAGAAGTACGCAGAGGAAGCTGCAGAGCTGAAGTCCATCGTTAAGGGTGAGCTACCTGCTGGTTGGGAAAAAGCACTCCCG AGGTACACTCCTGAGTCCCCAGCTGACGCTACCCGAAATTTATCTCAAGCGAACCTTAATGCCCTTTCTAAGGTTCTTCCCGGTCTTATTGGAGGAAGTGCAGATCTTGCTTCTTCTAACATGACTTTACTGAAAAGTTTTGGAGACTTCCAGAAGAATACCCCAGAAGAGCGCAATGTAAGGTTTGGTGTAAGAGAGCATGGAATGGGAGCCATCTGCAATGGGATTGCCCTTCACAGCCCTGGCCTGATTCCTTACTGTGCCACTTTCTTTGTTTTCACTGACTACATGAGAGCTGCCATAAGGATCTCTGCCTTGTCAGAGGCTGGAGTTATCTATGTTATGACCCACGATTCAATTGGTCTTGGAGAAGATGGACCAACCCATCAGCCGATTGAGCACTTGGCAAGTTTCCGGGCAATGCCCAACATTTTGATGCTCCGCCCAGCTGATGGGAATGAGACTGCTGGGGCATACAGGGTTGCAGTCCTTAACAGGAAAAGACCATCCATCCTTGCCCTCTCTCGACAAAAGTTGCCCAATCTTCCTGGAACTTCCATTGAGGGAGTTGAGAAGGGAGGCTACACAATATCAGACAACTCTTCCGGTAACAAGCCAGATGTCATTTTGATGGCAACTGGATCTGAGTTGGAAATTGTTGCCAAAGCTGGCGATGAGCTCAGAAAAGAAGGGAAGACTGTTAGAGTTGTCTCCTTTGTTTCTTGGGAACTCTTTGATGATCAATCAGATGACTACAAGGAAAGTGTCTTGCCGGCTGCGGTAACAGCTAGGGTTAGCCTTGAGGCTGGATCAACATTCGGGTGGCACAAGATTGTTGGAAGCAAAGGAAAGGTGATTGGAATCGATAAATTTGGGGCAAGTGCACCGGCTGGAAAAATATACAAGGAGTATGGCATCACTGTTGAGGCAGTTGTTGCTGCAGCAAAAGAAGTTAGCAGTTAA